The following are encoded in a window of Bos indicus isolate NIAB-ARS_2022 breed Sahiwal x Tharparkar chromosome 7, NIAB-ARS_B.indTharparkar_mat_pri_1.0, whole genome shotgun sequence genomic DNA:
- the LSM4 gene encoding U6 snRNA-associated Sm-like protein LSm4 has product MLPLSLLKTAQNHPMLVELKNGETYNGHLVSCDNWMNINLREVICTSRDGDKFWRMPECYIRGSTIKYLRIPDEIIDMVKEEVVAKGRGRGGLQQQKQQKGRGMGGAGRGVFGGRGRGGIPGTGRGQPEKKPGRQAGKQ; this is encoded by the exons ATG CTTCCCTTGTCGCTGCTGAAAACGGCTCAGAATCACCCAATG TTGGTGGAGCTCAAAAACGGGGAGACATACAACGGGCACCTGGTGAGCTGCGACAACTGGATGAACATCAACCTGCGCGAGGTGATCTGCACGTCCAGG GACGGGGACAAATTCTGGCGGATGCCTGAGTGCTACATTCGCGGCAGCACCATTAAGTACCTGCGCATCCCCGACGAGATCATCGACATGGTCAAGGAGGAGGTGGTGGCCAAGGGCCGTGGCCGCGGTGGcctgcagcagcagaagcagcagaagggCCGAGGGATGGGGGGCGCCGGGCGAG GTGTGTTCGGTGGCCGGGGCCGAGGTGGGATCCCCGGGACTGGCAGAGGTCAACCAGAAAAGAAGCCAGGCCGACAGGCGGGCAAGCAGTGA